In Vibrio alginolyticus NBRC 15630 = ATCC 17749, one genomic interval encodes:
- a CDS encoding helix-turn-helix transcriptional regulator, translating to MNISVDTIEQSLLKQLPGCWGCKDKDSVFLYVNQEYAELLGHTSPEECLGKTDFDMASPTTECAQEFQRQDKHVLETGESLKILDIHPYPDGRWRAHIFTKTPWRDDKGDIVGTIFYGRELTDTAVIEVGYWVCRAISTNPNQQSIFRFSDLQPKPEKLTCREQETLFLLLYGKKPQFISQVMGISTKTVEGHVARLRNKFAANSKNELIDKAMEAGYGSVVPKTLLKHQLSVVLNGER from the coding sequence GTGAATATTTCAGTCGATACCATAGAACAATCCCTCCTTAAACAGCTACCAGGTTGTTGGGGATGCAAAGATAAAGATTCGGTATTCCTATACGTAAACCAGGAATACGCAGAACTGTTAGGGCACACGTCGCCCGAGGAGTGCTTGGGTAAAACTGATTTTGATATGGCCAGCCCAACCACTGAATGCGCGCAAGAATTTCAACGCCAAGATAAACACGTTCTCGAAACTGGCGAGTCACTAAAAATTCTGGATATCCACCCTTATCCAGATGGCCGCTGGCGAGCACATATATTTACTAAAACACCGTGGCGAGATGACAAAGGCGACATCGTAGGCACCATTTTCTACGGAAGGGAACTCACCGACACCGCCGTGATTGAAGTCGGGTATTGGGTTTGTCGTGCAATCAGTACCAACCCAAATCAACAATCCATCTTTCGTTTTTCTGACTTACAACCAAAACCAGAGAAGCTCACATGCCGCGAGCAAGAAACGCTTTTCCTCTTGCTCTATGGCAAAAAGCCTCAATTTATCTCTCAGGTCATGGGCATATCAACAAAAACCGTTGAAGGTCACGTCGCACGCTTACGTAATAAGTTTGCAGCGAACAGCAAGAACGAGCTAATAGATAAAGCAATGGAAGCAGGCTACGGCTCTGTTGTACCCAAAACGCTGCTTAAGCATCAATTATCGGTTGTGTTGAATGGAGAGCGATAA
- the pdxH gene encoding pyridoxamine 5'-phosphate oxidase, whose translation MELADIRREYTKGGLRRKDLKADPIDQFNLWLEQAVEAGLTDPTAMTVATVDENGMPFQRIVLLKNVDKDGFVFYTNLGSRKAQQLEHNSNISLHFPWHPLERQVHITGVAEKLTAVENMKYFTSRPKESQLAAIASKQSSRISARGVLEGKFLELKQKFAKGEIPVPTFWGGFRVKPKSIEFWQGGEHRLHDRFLFSQHDGSWDIDRLAP comes from the coding sequence ATGGAACTTGCTGATATTCGTCGTGAGTACACCAAAGGTGGGCTGCGTCGTAAAGATTTGAAAGCTGATCCTATTGATCAATTTAATCTGTGGCTAGAGCAAGCAGTTGAAGCGGGTTTAACGGACCCGACTGCGATGACAGTTGCAACGGTTGATGAAAATGGCATGCCGTTTCAACGCATTGTTCTATTGAAAAACGTCGACAAAGATGGTTTTGTGTTTTACACCAACCTAGGCAGTCGCAAGGCCCAGCAGCTAGAGCATAACAGCAATATTAGTTTGCACTTCCCTTGGCATCCGTTAGAGCGCCAAGTTCATATTACTGGTGTGGCTGAAAAGCTTACCGCCGTAGAGAATATGAAATACTTTACTTCTCGTCCTAAAGAGAGCCAGTTGGCCGCAATCGCGAGCAAACAAAGTAGCCGTATTTCTGCCAGAGGTGTGTTGGAAGGTAAGTTTTTAGAGCTAAAACAGAAGTTTGCTAAGGGTGAAATACCAGTACCAACCTTTTGGGGTGGCTTTCGCGTAAAACCAAAGAGCATCGAATTTTGGCAAGGTGGCGAACATCGCCTTCACGATCGTTTTCTTTTCTCCCAGCATGATGGAAGTTGGGACATTGATCGTTTAGCGCCATAG
- a CDS encoding sensor histidine kinase encodes MTQKTSEPIVNLLNPKALRHFLLLLCAVGISGLALTHHYATQYQHDQWQQKLERQAAQVSQEVDYELAKFEQIPNLLSHDPRLLKAVERGTPSQELNLLLSDWLKQSLADTIYVHDRTGLVIASSNFQQEDTFVGSSFSYRPYFKNARRGEPAQYVGLGVRSNKRGYFFSSPLWVNEEVVGVITVKVNLEQLEQRLSQTTTDVLITDKHNVVFMSNLPDWRYRALFPLSSSAIIELTETRQYGDTLPEYFGELTAHSGVTEFDDNQLLLSPNYLAYATHLLDKGFRVVALINHNSVLAAVLQADIVFLILYALIALIALAWFQTLVNKARLAHLNVSLEEKVVQRTLVLSEANQKLQQTTRQYEQSQQELKQTQQELTQAAKLALLGELSASINHEINQPLSALRTYTENSQRLLAMEKYPMVADNLGKMLTLNDTISEVIARLKVFTRKATHDSHNEISVLHDAVHTATSILSNKLIKQGVTLKVPAIDYDVKLAIHSVELEQVLINLFHNAAQAMENHCIDPQISIAVQCHDDSCDILVSDNGPGMSDEALAKIFDPFFTTKPEGLGLGLTISKRILESYHGSLCAYKHQSTEQQAGGMTFIVTLPIVNQNKRTPEVENDHE; translated from the coding sequence ATGACACAAAAAACCAGTGAGCCGATCGTGAACTTACTCAACCCCAAAGCCCTACGTCATTTTTTACTGCTACTGTGTGCCGTCGGCATTTCAGGGCTTGCGCTTACTCATCATTACGCAACTCAATACCAACATGATCAATGGCAACAAAAGCTAGAGAGACAAGCCGCGCAAGTGTCACAAGAAGTGGACTACGAACTGGCAAAGTTTGAACAGATACCAAACCTATTAAGTCACGACCCAAGACTACTCAAAGCAGTAGAGCGCGGAACGCCCTCTCAAGAGCTCAACCTACTGTTATCAGATTGGTTGAAGCAAAGTTTGGCCGATACGATTTACGTTCATGACCGCACCGGGTTAGTCATAGCCTCAAGTAACTTTCAGCAAGAAGATACGTTTGTTGGCTCTAGCTTTAGCTATCGCCCCTATTTTAAAAATGCGCGACGCGGTGAGCCCGCTCAATATGTTGGATTAGGCGTGCGCTCGAATAAACGTGGGTACTTCTTCTCATCTCCGCTGTGGGTAAATGAGGAAGTCGTTGGCGTGATCACAGTAAAAGTGAACTTGGAGCAATTAGAACAGCGCCTTTCGCAAACCACGACTGACGTACTCATTACAGATAAACACAATGTCGTGTTTATGAGCAATTTACCAGACTGGCGCTATCGTGCACTTTTCCCACTGTCATCGAGTGCAATAATTGAACTTACCGAAACGCGTCAATATGGCGATACCTTGCCCGAATATTTTGGTGAGTTGACGGCGCACAGTGGTGTCACGGAGTTTGATGACAATCAATTGCTTCTATCACCGAATTACCTCGCATACGCAACACACTTATTGGATAAAGGGTTTCGCGTCGTTGCCTTAATTAACCACAACAGCGTTCTTGCCGCCGTTTTACAGGCCGATATCGTCTTCCTGATCTTATATGCGCTCATTGCTCTAATTGCGTTAGCGTGGTTCCAAACCCTAGTTAACAAAGCACGCCTTGCCCATCTCAATGTGAGCCTAGAAGAAAAAGTAGTGCAACGGACACTAGTTCTGAGTGAAGCCAACCAAAAGCTACAACAGACCACCCGCCAATATGAACAAAGCCAACAAGAGCTTAAACAAACACAACAAGAGCTGACGCAAGCCGCGAAATTGGCACTGTTGGGCGAGCTGTCTGCCAGTATTAATCATGAGATAAATCAGCCACTTTCCGCACTAAGAACCTATACCGAAAACTCGCAGCGTTTGTTGGCAATGGAAAAATACCCAATGGTCGCCGACAATTTGGGCAAAATGCTGACACTTAATGACACCATTTCGGAAGTCATTGCCCGCTTAAAAGTCTTTACTCGGAAAGCCACGCACGATTCACACAATGAAATCTCAGTACTGCACGACGCGGTACATACTGCCACCAGCATTTTGAGCAACAAGCTTATTAAGCAAGGAGTAACACTAAAAGTTCCGGCCATCGACTATGATGTGAAGCTGGCCATTCACAGCGTTGAATTAGAACAAGTGCTGATAAACCTCTTCCACAACGCGGCACAAGCGATGGAAAACCACTGTATCGATCCGCAAATATCCATTGCTGTTCAGTGTCATGATGACAGTTGCGACATTCTTGTTTCCGATAACGGGCCTGGCATGTCGGACGAAGCCCTAGCAAAAATCTTTGATCCATTTTTTACGACTAAGCCAGAGGGCTTAGGATTAGGTTTGACCATCTCCAAACGCATTTTAGAGAGCTATCACGGCTCCCTCTGTGCCTATAAACATCAGAGCACAGAACAACAAGCAGGAGGGATGACCTTTATCGTGACGCTACCAATAGTCAATCAGAATAAACGTACCCCAGAAGTGGAAAACGACCATGAATAA
- a CDS encoding HlyD family type I secretion periplasmic adaptor subunit, with protein sequence MSRDNYNKLNDEELDFVDDKTAALLLNTPNSARFMLWVMVLFFIAAIGWASWAEIDKVTVGQGKVIPSSQIQVVQNLEGGLVKEILVKEGQLVEKGQQLLLIDDTRFRSDFREREQQVANLTASVLQLSASINSVAVNRDFETENWRQSVLLDYGKLTFPPTLEETRPQLTQRQKAEYREDLDNLRNQLSVIDQQVQQKQQDLVEIQARVRNLRQSYQYAKKELDITKPLADEGVVPRIELLKLQRQVNDTRREMTSSELKIPVLQSAIRESMLNRIDVALKFRSEQQEKLNSAQDQLSALVESAVGLEDRVNRTVVNSPVTGKIKTLNINTVGGVIQPGMDIVEIVPTEDTLLVEAKIAPKDIAFLRPDLHAIVKFTAYDFTKYGGLEGELEHISADTTQDEEGNSFYIVRVRTEKTNFGQDADLPIIPGMTASVDIITGKRTVLEYLLKPILSAKTNALKE encoded by the coding sequence ATGAGCCGAGATAACTACAACAAACTCAACGATGAAGAGTTGGATTTTGTTGATGACAAAACTGCAGCATTGCTCCTCAATACCCCCAACAGCGCGCGTTTTATGCTCTGGGTTATGGTGCTATTTTTCATTGCAGCAATAGGTTGGGCATCTTGGGCTGAAATCGACAAAGTCACGGTTGGTCAAGGCAAAGTGATTCCCTCCTCACAGATACAAGTAGTCCAAAACTTAGAAGGTGGCTTAGTCAAAGAAATCTTGGTCAAAGAAGGTCAGTTGGTTGAAAAAGGCCAACAGTTACTGCTTATCGATGACACCCGCTTTCGCTCAGATTTTCGTGAACGTGAGCAACAAGTTGCCAACCTTACCGCATCTGTGCTGCAACTATCCGCTTCTATTAACAGTGTTGCCGTTAATCGTGATTTTGAAACGGAAAACTGGCGTCAAAGTGTACTACTTGATTACGGTAAACTGACCTTCCCACCAACCTTGGAAGAGACTCGACCTCAACTCACACAGCGTCAAAAAGCAGAATATCGCGAAGATCTAGATAATTTACGCAACCAACTTTCTGTTATTGACCAACAAGTGCAGCAAAAGCAGCAGGACTTGGTAGAGATCCAAGCACGAGTAAGGAACTTGCGTCAAAGCTACCAATACGCGAAAAAAGAACTCGATATCACCAAACCTTTGGCAGACGAGGGCGTTGTTCCTCGTATTGAACTGCTCAAATTACAGCGCCAAGTCAACGATACCCGTCGTGAAATGACGTCCAGTGAGCTCAAGATTCCCGTATTGCAATCAGCGATTCGAGAATCCATGCTCAACCGTATTGATGTTGCACTCAAATTCCGCTCTGAACAGCAAGAGAAACTCAACAGCGCCCAAGACCAGTTATCTGCTTTGGTTGAATCAGCGGTGGGCTTGGAAGATAGAGTAAACCGAACGGTTGTGAATTCGCCAGTAACAGGCAAAATCAAAACACTGAACATCAATACTGTCGGTGGTGTTATCCAACCTGGTATGGATATCGTCGAGATCGTACCAACAGAAGACACACTATTGGTAGAGGCGAAAATTGCGCCAAAAGACATCGCATTTTTACGCCCAGATCTTCATGCTATCGTGAAATTTACAGCTTACGACTTCACAAAGTACGGCGGTTTAGAGGGAGAGTTGGAACATATCAGCGCGGATACCACTCAAGATGAAGAAGGCAACAGCTTCTACATTGTTCGTGTACGCACCGAAAAAACAAACTTTGGTCAAGATGCAGATTTACCAATCATTCCAGGAATGACAGCATCGGTCGATATCATCACAGGGAAGCGAACCGTTTTGGAATATCTACTTAAACCGATTTTAAGTGCCAAAACGAACGCCTTGAAGGAGTAA
- a CDS encoding transglutaminase-like cysteine peptidase, translated as MRSNLQRKVTLLISLSCLSFQLGALNSKEQRWVNTVTAVYGERAGLRVNTWRKNLDLFKQLETHEQLAGVNDFFNQLYFVDDIKLWGKTDYWATPLEFLGSNAGDCEDFTIAKYFSLLELGIPDSKMRLIYVKAIELNQFHMVLAYYPTPSSEPLILDNINPDIVRASKRSDLLPIYSFNGTNLWLMKSSASTGELAGKASRLSLWNDLRSRERKLQLNKPKINYDE; from the coding sequence ATGCGATCCAATTTGCAGCGTAAAGTTACATTATTAATCAGCTTAAGTTGTTTGTCGTTCCAACTTGGTGCGCTGAACAGTAAAGAACAACGATGGGTCAATACGGTCACAGCGGTGTACGGCGAACGTGCGGGATTGCGCGTAAATACATGGCGAAAGAACCTCGACTTATTTAAACAATTAGAGACTCATGAACAGCTCGCTGGCGTTAACGACTTTTTTAATCAGCTGTATTTCGTTGACGACATAAAACTGTGGGGAAAGACAGATTATTGGGCTACGCCACTCGAATTTTTAGGGAGTAACGCAGGAGACTGTGAAGATTTCACTATTGCTAAGTACTTCTCTTTACTCGAGCTAGGAATACCAGATTCAAAGATGCGGTTAATATACGTAAAAGCCATCGAACTGAATCAGTTTCACATGGTATTAGCTTACTACCCTACCCCAAGTTCTGAGCCGCTCATTCTCGATAATATCAATCCTGACATTGTCCGAGCCTCTAAGCGTAGCGACTTGCTACCGATATACAGTTTTAATGGTACAAACCTGTGGTTGATGAAGTCATCTGCTAGCACTGGAGAGCTGGCAGGGAAAGCATCACGGTTGAGCCTTTGGAATGACTTACGCTCGCGCGAACGTAAGTTGCAGTTAAATAAACCTAAAATTAACTATGACGAGTGA
- a CDS encoding bifunctional diguanylate cyclase/phosphodiesterase yields the protein MTLYKKLVVGMVTVFILLLASVFVIQFNTTRDSLEQQQRSEVNNTINTVGLALAPYLKDKDKVAVESVINALFDGSTYSVVRLTALDSDYQIVRTYPVKPSTVPQWFIDMNLFKAIHDKRVVTSGWMQLAEVEIISHPGAAYEQLWQGFIGLLSVFSVIFLAGLVAISYILRRSLKPLTAIVNKMHEIANNQFGEPLARPRTKDLIAVVDGINMMSAQIELSFKEQAKEAQRLRAQAYLDPISKLGNRSFYINQIDQWLAEQTQGGIALLHAEYIGDIYETKDYQRADAHVKELSQRLKNTIDVPGATIARLSSDEFGLLFPHMDESELRILSDSIVNCVNGLNTDPTGLAKPKASLGVAHSKDQKTRSEILSMVDNALSKAKAQPDKPYGFIGSDTPSSLMGKQQWKALVEEAIHSDWVKFRFQAAKNTWGKVFHNEVFSSIEKDGETYRANQYLFALEQLDATNIFDQYVIESMIKMLESGELNDPVAINIAQSSLSQPSFIRWTTSMLEKHAKVASKLHFEIPEECFIDQPHHTALLCNAIRQSGAEFGVDNYGRNFQSLEYIQEFRPNYVKLDYLFTHNLHDEKQKFTLTSISRTAHNLGITTIASRIETQIQLDFLTEHFVEVFQGFIVDKE from the coding sequence ATGACCCTATATAAGAAGCTTGTGGTGGGGATGGTTACGGTCTTTATACTCTTGTTGGCATCAGTATTCGTAATCCAATTCAACACGACTCGAGACAGCTTGGAGCAACAGCAACGTTCAGAGGTCAACAACACTATTAACACCGTAGGTTTGGCACTGGCTCCTTACCTAAAGGACAAAGATAAAGTCGCGGTTGAGTCCGTGATTAATGCTCTATTTGACGGCAGCACCTACTCCGTTGTTCGTCTTACAGCATTAGATTCTGACTACCAGATCGTGCGTACTTACCCAGTTAAACCAAGTACGGTGCCACAATGGTTTATCGACATGAATCTATTTAAAGCGATTCACGATAAGCGTGTTGTGACCAGTGGTTGGATGCAGCTCGCCGAAGTAGAAATCATTAGCCACCCAGGCGCAGCTTACGAGCAGCTCTGGCAAGGTTTTATTGGCTTGCTGTCTGTATTCAGTGTTATTTTTCTAGCTGGTTTAGTGGCAATTTCATACATCCTACGTCGCTCGCTAAAACCATTAACGGCCATCGTAAATAAAATGCATGAAATCGCGAATAACCAATTTGGTGAACCGCTTGCTCGTCCAAGAACCAAAGATCTTATCGCGGTGGTAGATGGCATTAACATGATGTCTGCTCAAATCGAGCTATCATTCAAAGAGCAAGCCAAAGAGGCGCAACGTCTGCGTGCTCAGGCTTACCTCGATCCTATATCTAAATTGGGTAACCGCTCATTCTACATCAACCAAATCGACCAATGGCTTGCAGAGCAAACGCAAGGGGGTATCGCGCTACTCCATGCTGAATATATTGGGGACATTTACGAGACCAAAGATTACCAACGCGCAGATGCCCACGTTAAAGAACTGTCTCAACGTTTGAAAAACACCATTGATGTACCGGGTGCCACTATTGCTCGCTTGTCTAGTGATGAGTTCGGCTTGCTTTTCCCTCATATGGATGAGAGCGAGTTACGCATTTTATCGGACAGCATCGTCAATTGTGTGAACGGCCTAAATACTGACCCAACAGGCTTAGCAAAACCTAAAGCGTCACTAGGGGTTGCACACAGCAAAGATCAGAAAACGCGCTCTGAAATCCTCTCGATGGTGGACAACGCACTATCGAAAGCCAAAGCGCAACCAGACAAGCCATACGGCTTCATTGGCAGTGATACACCTTCTAGTTTGATGGGTAAACAGCAATGGAAAGCGTTGGTTGAAGAAGCCATTCATAGTGATTGGGTTAAATTCCGTTTCCAAGCTGCGAAAAACACATGGGGTAAAGTATTCCACAACGAAGTATTTTCAAGCATCGAAAAAGATGGTGAAACGTATCGTGCGAATCAATACCTATTCGCACTAGAACAGTTAGACGCCACCAACATCTTTGACCAGTATGTCATTGAATCAATGATTAAGATGCTAGAAAGTGGTGAACTTAATGACCCAGTCGCGATTAACATCGCGCAAAGCAGCTTGTCTCAACCATCGTTTATTCGCTGGACAACTAGCATGCTGGAAAAACACGCCAAAGTGGCCTCTAAGCTACACTTTGAAATTCCAGAGGAATGCTTTATCGATCAGCCTCACCACACAGCACTGTTATGTAATGCCATTCGCCAATCAGGTGCTGAGTTCGGCGTAGATAACTACGGACGTAACTTCCAATCTTTGGAATACATCCAAGAGTTCCGCCCGAACTATGTGAAGCTCGATTACCTATTCACACACAACTTGCACGACGAAAAACAAAAATTCACGCTAACGTCGATCTCTCGTACTGCCCACAACCTTGGTATTACGACTATCGCATCGCGTATCGAAACTCAAATCCAGTTGGACTTCCTCACTGAACATTTTGTTGAGGTATTCCAAGGATTCATCGTCGACAAGGAATAA
- a CDS encoding type I secretion system permease/ATPase: protein MKDPLLNSLIYVSRYYGLANSPEALVNGLPLSDGKLTPFLLPRAAERAGLVAKENRAELESISSLILPAILVLKGGDSCVLNSINMEKREAEVTTLESGMVPISIPLEDLLEQYTGRYFLVKKQFRFDERSPEVLKTNEGHWFWSTLWQSKRIYRDVLIASLLINLFAVAAPLFTRLVYDKVVPNLAFETLWVLASGIFVVFLFDFILKSLRNYFIDVAGKKSDILISSKLFSKVMGIRMESKPPSVGAFARHLQEFESIREFFTSATVSALIDLPFAILFLVIIWLMAGDLVYVPMVGVVILIIHSLLIQGPLRRSIEEGSRLASQKYANLIESLAGLETVKMLSAQSQFQYRWEEAVAHMANWNIKSRRITDSIQNAAGFVQQSSNVGMIILGVYLIAEGDLTMGGLIAATMLSGRAIGPLVQLSLLSTRYNQAKSSMTIINQVMEMPDEQEEGKRYIHRPIVQGKIELERVTFHYPDSPVASIRDLSLTINPGEKVAIIGRIGSGKTTLERLIMGLYQPTEGHVRIDDTDIAQLHHVDIRRNIGCVPQDSNLFFGSIRDNITLGRPLTDDRDVLDAANRAGVTAFTQSDPAGLERQVGEGGAMLSGGQRQAVTIARAFLGRPPVLLMDEPTSAMDNRSEMHIKHQLAQLKPSETLILITHKTSMLDIVDRVIVMEKGSIIADGPKAQVLNDLKQGKVRAVS from the coding sequence ATGAAAGACCCTTTACTGAATTCGCTCATCTACGTTAGCCGTTACTATGGGTTAGCTAACTCGCCAGAAGCGCTAGTCAACGGACTACCGCTATCTGACGGTAAACTGACCCCATTTTTGCTACCAAGAGCAGCGGAAAGGGCCGGATTGGTTGCCAAGGAAAACCGCGCAGAGCTGGAGAGCATCTCTAGCCTAATTCTGCCGGCAATCTTAGTTCTTAAAGGCGGTGACTCTTGCGTTCTCAACAGCATCAATATGGAGAAACGCGAGGCCGAAGTCACCACCCTAGAAAGTGGAATGGTGCCGATCTCTATTCCATTAGAAGACCTACTTGAGCAATACACTGGTCGGTACTTTTTAGTTAAAAAGCAATTCCGTTTCGATGAGCGCTCTCCCGAAGTGCTCAAAACCAACGAAGGCCACTGGTTCTGGTCAACCTTGTGGCAGTCAAAACGCATCTACCGTGATGTTTTAATCGCATCACTTCTCATCAACCTCTTTGCGGTTGCCGCTCCGCTATTCACTCGCTTGGTGTACGACAAAGTGGTTCCGAATCTTGCGTTTGAAACCCTATGGGTACTAGCAAGTGGCATCTTTGTCGTGTTCCTGTTTGACTTCATTCTCAAGTCGCTGAGAAATTACTTCATTGATGTGGCGGGCAAGAAGTCTGACATTCTGATTTCATCCAAACTGTTCAGCAAAGTGATGGGGATTAGAATGGAATCGAAGCCGCCTTCGGTCGGTGCCTTCGCTCGCCATTTACAAGAATTCGAATCTATTCGAGAGTTTTTTACTTCAGCGACCGTCAGTGCTCTCATTGATTTGCCTTTTGCCATTCTGTTCTTAGTGATTATATGGCTAATGGCTGGCGATCTTGTGTATGTACCGATGGTGGGCGTGGTCATTTTGATTATTCACTCGCTACTGATACAAGGGCCGCTGCGTCGCTCCATAGAGGAGGGTTCACGCCTAGCATCGCAAAAATATGCCAATTTGATAGAGAGCCTGGCTGGGTTAGAAACCGTAAAAATGCTCAGTGCGCAAAGCCAATTCCAATACCGCTGGGAAGAGGCAGTTGCGCACATGGCGAACTGGAATATAAAAAGCCGCCGAATTACGGATAGCATTCAAAACGCGGCAGGTTTTGTGCAGCAAAGTAGTAACGTAGGGATGATCATCCTAGGCGTTTACTTAATTGCAGAAGGCGACTTAACCATGGGCGGTTTGATTGCCGCAACCATGCTTAGCGGCCGCGCGATTGGTCCTTTGGTTCAGTTATCCTTACTCTCTACGCGCTACAACCAAGCGAAGTCTTCTATGACAATTATCAATCAAGTCATGGAAATGCCGGATGAACAAGAAGAAGGTAAACGTTACATTCACCGCCCAATAGTACAAGGCAAAATTGAACTTGAACGCGTGACCTTCCACTACCCAGATTCACCGGTGGCGTCGATTCGAGATTTGAGCTTGACTATTAACCCAGGCGAAAAAGTAGCGATCATAGGCCGTATCGGTTCGGGGAAAACCACGTTAGAGCGTCTAATCATGGGCTTGTATCAGCCGACGGAAGGTCATGTTCGCATTGATGATACCGACATCGCACAGCTGCATCATGTCGACATTCGCCGTAATATTGGTTGTGTGCCGCAAGATTCGAATCTGTTCTTTGGTTCTATCCGCGACAACATTACGCTAGGTCGCCCATTAACCGATGACCGTGACGTACTAGACGCAGCGAATCGTGCCGGTGTTACTGCGTTTACGCAATCTGACCCAGCGGGCTTAGAACGCCAAGTTGGTGAAGGTGGTGCAATGCTTTCGGGTGGTCAACGTCAAGCAGTCACGATCGCTCGTGCATTTTTGGGTCGTCCTCCTGTTCTACTCATGGATGAACCAACCAGTGCGATGGATAATCGCTCAGAAATGCACATTAAACATCAATTAGCACAGTTGAAACCTAGTGAAACGCTGATTCTGATTACGCACAAAACGTCTATGCTCGACATCGTTGATCGCGTAATTGTGATGGAGAAAGGCAGCATCATTGCAGATGGCCCTAAAGCGCAAGTGCTGAACGATTTGAAACAAGGCAAAGTGCGTGCGGTTAGCTAG
- a CDS encoding mechanosensitive ion channel family protein yields MNDWIQLEQVSQYFTTGSLGYKLLMGIFVLIAYRILKRIVNRAILNLATTKGVKKARLSFIQRCFNVALLFLTASIFAIITGIGYGDVSLFLSSIFAVLGVAFIAQWSILSNITASFLIFFVFPYRVGDRIKVVDKDEDICGEIQEISMFHVLIKHDNGNLITYPNNQILQKAVLKLAKNKPEPSKAKSRIYTRRKK; encoded by the coding sequence ATGAATGATTGGATCCAATTAGAGCAAGTGAGCCAGTATTTCACTACGGGCTCCCTCGGTTACAAACTATTGATGGGCATTTTTGTCCTGATCGCGTATCGCATCCTGAAGAGGATTGTAAATAGAGCCATCCTAAATTTGGCAACAACGAAAGGTGTAAAAAAGGCCCGTTTGAGTTTTATTCAGCGCTGTTTCAATGTCGCGCTGCTATTTTTGACCGCCTCTATTTTTGCCATTATCACAGGTATTGGCTATGGCGATGTGTCTTTGTTCCTATCGTCCATTTTTGCCGTATTAGGTGTGGCGTTTATTGCGCAGTGGTCAATTCTGAGCAACATCACTGCCAGCTTTTTGATCTTTTTTGTCTTCCCGTACCGAGTGGGTGACCGAATTAAAGTCGTAGACAAAGATGAAGACATCTGCGGTGAGATTCAAGAAATCAGCATGTTTCACGTGTTAATTAAGCACGACAACGGTAACTTGATCACTTACCCAAACAACCAGATTTTGCAAAAAGCGGTACTAAAGCTGGCGAAAAACAAGCCAGAGCCAAGTAAAGCCAAATCTCGGATTTATACTCGCAGAAAGAAATAA
- a CDS encoding flavodoxin family protein, whose protein sequence is MSKIAIIYFSKTDVTGQLARAIAAGVEQQGIKQQDECEILSHRIEGSEIIEGRFVNPKLMDELAECDAIIFGSPTYMGGVAAQFKAFADASSESWYYQKWASKIAAGFTSGGAMNGDQSCTLQYLQTLANQHGMMWVGLDKISNSGEQNLNRYGVQGGIVAQGGEGGQLHASDVATAEYLGKRVAMLVNKLSTR, encoded by the coding sequence GTGTCCAAAATTGCGATTATTTATTTCTCTAAAACCGACGTTACTGGTCAGCTTGCTCGCGCGATTGCCGCAGGTGTTGAACAACAAGGCATTAAGCAGCAAGATGAATGTGAAATCCTCTCTCACCGAATTGAAGGCAGTGAGATTATTGAGGGACGTTTTGTGAACCCTAAACTAATGGATGAACTTGCTGAGTGTGATGCGATTATCTTTGGCTCACCGACCTATATGGGCGGTGTAGCAGCGCAGTTTAAAGCATTTGCAGATGCAAGCAGTGAATCTTGGTATTACCAAAAATGGGCGAGCAAAATCGCGGCTGGCTTTACCAGTGGTGGGGCAATGAATGGCGACCAATCTTGCACATTACAATATCTACAAACGCTCGCTAACCAACACGGCATGATGTGGGTCGGGTTGGATAAGATCAGCAATTCTGGGGAGCAAAACCTGAATCGTTATGGTGTACAAGGTGGTATTGTTGCACAAGGTGGTGAAGGTGGTCAGTTGCATGCTTCTGATGTTGCAACAGCGGAGTATCTTGGCAAACGAGTCGCTATGCTCGTGAACAAGCTCTCCACTCGCTAA